The Pseudophaeobacter arcticus DSM 23566 genome includes a region encoding these proteins:
- a CDS encoding alpha/beta fold hydrolase yields the protein MSKTEKFNYDGAVIGYREDGSGRPILLIHGTGGDGAANFDGLMPYLADRRVLRPDYAGSGLTQDPTGVLTLDRLVAQVIGAADHAGFGTFDLVGFSLGAAVATRLAALHLERVERLVLIGGFITGADPRSQLQFQHWAHLARTDPDALARLMLLTGFSRDFLSGIGHLEAVVSDMVAGSNWDGIARQSELDLRVDVSGDLGAVKARTLVIGNRFDQMVDPAASEALANGIEGAVLAWVEGPHLALMETPEAVGNLIQGHLAV from the coding sequence ATGTCGAAAACAGAAAAATTCAACTATGACGGCGCAGTGATCGGATATCGCGAGGATGGATCCGGCAGGCCGATTCTGCTCATCCATGGCACCGGCGGCGATGGTGCCGCGAATTTCGATGGGCTGATGCCCTATCTCGCGGACAGGCGGGTTCTACGACCCGATTATGCCGGCTCCGGGCTTACCCAGGATCCGACCGGGGTGCTGACACTTGATCGCCTCGTCGCGCAGGTCATCGGCGCGGCGGATCACGCCGGGTTTGGCACCTTCGATCTGGTCGGTTTTTCGCTGGGCGCGGCGGTTGCGACACGACTGGCCGCCCTTCATCTGGAGCGGGTGGAGAGGCTCGTTCTTATCGGCGGCTTTATCACGGGCGCCGACCCGCGGTCGCAGTTGCAGTTCCAACACTGGGCGCATTTGGCGCGCACTGACCCGGATGCGCTGGCCCGGCTCATGCTGCTGACCGGGTTCAGTCGGGATTTTCTGTCAGGAATAGGCCATCTTGAGGCGGTCGTCAGTGATATGGTCGCGGGTAGCAACTGGGACGGGATCGCAAGACAGTCCGAACTGGACCTGCGGGTGGATGTTTCGGGTGACCTCGGCGCGGTGAAGGCCCGCACCCTTGTCATCGGCAATCGCTTTGACCAGATGGTCGATCCGGCCGCGTCGGAGGCACTCGCGAATGGTATCGAGGGCGCAGTCTTGGCCTGGGTTGAAGGGCCACATCTTGCGCTGATGGAAACGCCAGAGGCGGTCGGGAACCTCATACAAGGCCATTTGGCAGTCTAG
- a CDS encoding GntR family transcriptional regulator, translating to MSISAKPTASPSSDTTASAHDRVYRALRARIMYGDIAPGEALTLRGIGREYGVSMTPARESLRRLVAEGALSLSSSGRVTTPELSNERIEELAALRALLEVELSSRALPRAHMALIDRLHSINVTIAEMVSKRDAVGYIRTNLEFHRTLYLRAQAPAMLAMAETVWLQLGPTMRALYGRLRRTDPPQNHRLIIAALKAGDEPGLRLAVRSDVTQGLRLLVV from the coding sequence ATGTCCATTTCAGCCAAACCCACCGCTTCACCTTCGTCTGATACCACGGCTTCGGCGCATGACCGGGTCTACCGGGCGCTGCGGGCGCGGATCATGTATGGCGATATTGCCCCCGGCGAGGCCCTGACCCTGCGCGGGATTGGCCGCGAATACGGGGTGTCGATGACGCCTGCGCGCGAATCCCTGCGCCGCCTGGTGGCGGAGGGGGCCTTGTCACTGTCCTCCTCGGGGCGGGTCACAACGCCGGAGCTGAGCAACGAACGGATAGAAGAACTGGCCGCTTTGCGGGCGTTGTTGGAGGTTGAGCTGTCCAGCCGCGCCCTGCCACGGGCGCATATGGCGTTGATCGACAGGCTGCACAGCATCAATGTCACCATCGCCGAGATGGTCTCCAAACGGGATGCGGTTGGCTATATCCGCACCAATCTGGAATTTCATCGCACCCTCTATCTGCGCGCCCAGGCCCCGGCGATGCTGGCCATGGCAGAGACCGTCTGGCTGCAGCTGGGGCCGACGATGCGTGCGCTCTATGGGCGGCTGCGGCGTACCGACCCGCCGCAAAATCACCGTCTGATCATTGCTGCGCTCAAGGCGGGGGATGAACCGGGCCTGCGCCTGGCGGTGCGGTCTGACGTGACACAGGGGTTGCGGTTGCTGGTGGTCTAG
- a CDS encoding TIGR02300 family protein — protein sequence MPNEEWGVKRVCPTTGKRFYDLNKNPIISPYTGEVVELSTGKSRMIEADAADAASAKAKENDADDTDVLDDDDDVDLDLGDDVLDDDDDDSDTVPLEEIADVASDDDDS from the coding sequence ATGCCCAACGAAGAATGGGGCGTAAAGCGCGTCTGCCCAACCACCGGCAAACGGTTTTATGACCTGAATAAAAACCCGATCATCAGCCCCTACACGGGCGAAGTCGTGGAGCTGAGCACTGGCAAAAGCCGGATGATTGAAGCCGACGCCGCAGATGCCGCCAGCGCCAAGGCTAAAGAAAACGACGCGGATGACACAGATGTTCTGGACGATGACGACGATGTCGATCTGGATCTGGGCGATGATGTTCTGGACGATGATGACGATGACTCCGATACCGTGCCTCTCGAAGAGATCGCGGATGTCGCGTCGGATGACGACGATTCCTAA
- a CDS encoding Lrp/AsnC family transcriptional regulator, whose amino-acid sequence MAKNDRINQQILQELSRDGRISNLELADRVGLSPSACLRRVQDLEQNGVITGYRAVLDRDAMGAGFVTYIGVALGEHTKEAQEAFERAMNEAAEVVECHNITGTIEYLLRVECADLPSYKRFHTDILGTSPFVTAITTYVVMGSPKDLRS is encoded by the coding sequence ATGGCGAAAAATGACCGTATAAACCAGCAAATATTGCAAGAGCTGTCGCGCGATGGGCGCATCAGCAATCTGGAGCTTGCCGACCGGGTCGGGCTCTCGCCCTCTGCCTGTCTGCGGCGGGTTCAGGATCTGGAGCAAAACGGGGTTATCACAGGCTATCGCGCGGTGCTGGACCGCGATGCCATGGGGGCGGGTTTTGTCACCTATATTGGCGTCGCGCTGGGGGAGCATACCAAAGAGGCGCAAGAGGCCTTTGAGCGGGCGATGAATGAGGCAGCCGAAGTGGTGGAATGCCACAATATCACCGGAACGATCGAGTATCTGTTGCGGGTCGAATGCGCCGATCTGCCCAGCTACAAGCGGTTTCACACGGATATCCTGGGCACCTCGCCCTTTGTCACCGCGATCACCACCTATGTGGTGATGGGCTCGCCCAAAGATCTGCGCAGCTGA
- the dgcN gene encoding N-acetyltransferase DgcN, whose amino-acid sequence MIETPYLLFLGDAPDMLAAKVAIGIRDWRPDHAVGQIRLPGCGADLGLTEMTLAEAKAAGAKTLVIGVANRGGVISAAWKEVLIQALEMGFDLASGLHNLLRDEGDLVAAAQTHGGTLHDVRVPTDGYPIANGVNRSGKRCLAVGTDCSVGKMYTALAMDAEMQKRGMKSTFRATGQTGILITGHGVPLDAVIADFMAGSVEYLTPDNDDDHWDLIEGQGSLFHVSYSGVTMALVHGGQPDALILCHEPTRSHMRGLPDYTVPSLEELRDVALPLAQRANAKCKIVGISVNTQHLSEDEATKYLAETEARMGLPAVDPYRHGAGRLVDALAAI is encoded by the coding sequence ATGATCGAGACACCATACCTGTTGTTCCTGGGCGATGCGCCCGACATGCTGGCGGCCAAGGTTGCCATTGGCATCCGTGACTGGCGTCCGGATCACGCCGTTGGCCAAATTCGTCTGCCTGGCTGCGGCGCGGATCTCGGCTTGACCGAAATGACCCTGGCAGAGGCCAAGGCGGCTGGCGCCAAGACGCTGGTGATTGGCGTGGCCAACCGCGGTGGCGTTATTTCTGCAGCCTGGAAAGAAGTGCTGATTCAGGCGCTTGAGATGGGCTTTGACCTGGCCTCGGGCCTGCATAACCTGTTGCGCGACGAAGGTGACCTGGTGGCTGCGGCGCAGACCCATGGCGGCACTTTGCATGATGTGCGCGTGCCCACCGATGGCTATCCAATTGCCAATGGTGTGAACCGCTCTGGGAAGCGCTGCCTGGCGGTGGGTACCGATTGTTCGGTTGGCAAGATGTACACGGCCCTGGCGATGGACGCCGAAATGCAAAAGCGCGGGATGAAATCCACCTTCCGGGCCACCGGCCAGACCGGTATTTTGATCACCGGCCACGGTGTGCCGCTGGATGCGGTGATTGCCGATTTTATGGCGGGTTCTGTTGAATATCTTACCCCTGACAATGATGACGACCACTGGGACCTGATCGAGGGTCAGGGCTCTTTGTTCCATGTGTCCTATTCCGGTGTGACCATGGCGCTGGTCCATGGCGGTCAGCCTGATGCGCTGATCCTGTGCCACGAGCCAACCCGGTCGCATATGCGCGGTTTGCCGGACTACACGGTTCCGTCGCTGGAAGAGCTGCGCGACGTGGCTTTGCCGCTGGCACAGCGGGCCAATGCCAAGTGCAAGATTGTTGGGATCTCGGTGAACACCCAGCACCTGTCTGAAGACGAAGCGACAAAATATTTGGCCGAGACAGAGGCGCGTATGGGCCTGCCAGCGGTTGATCCCTACCGTCACGGGGCAGGCCGTCTGGTAGACGCCTTGGCCGCGATCTGA
- a CDS encoding L-malyl-CoA/beta-methylmalyl-CoA lyase → MSFRLQPTAPARPNRCQLFGPGSNTKLFLKMAASAADVINLDLEDSVAPSDKDSARANVIEALNTVDWGTKYMSVRINGLDTPYWYRDVVDLLEQAGDRLDQIMIPKVGCAADVYAVDALVTAIERAKGRSKPISFEVIIESAAGIAHVEEIAAASPRMQAMSLGAADFAASMGMQTTGIGGTQENYYMLRDGEKHWSDPWHWAQAAIVAACRTHGVLPVDGPFGDFSDDEGYIAQAKRSATLGMVGKWAIHPKQISLANEVFTPSDEAVLEAREILAAMEQAKANGEGATVYKGRLVDIASIKQAEVIVAQSELIAAS, encoded by the coding sequence ATGAGCTTTCGCCTTCAACCCACCGCCCCTGCCCGCCCCAACCGCTGCCAGTTGTTTGGCCCTGGCTCCAATACCAAACTCTTCCTCAAGATGGCCGCCTCAGCTGCCGATGTGATCAACCTTGATCTCGAAGATTCCGTGGCCCCATCAGACAAAGACAGCGCCCGCGCCAATGTCATCGAGGCGCTCAACACCGTGGATTGGGGCACTAAATACATGTCCGTGCGCATCAATGGGCTGGACACGCCCTATTGGTACCGGGACGTGGTGGATCTGCTGGAACAAGCCGGTGATCGCCTTGACCAGATCATGATCCCCAAGGTCGGCTGCGCCGCAGACGTCTATGCGGTGGACGCGCTGGTCACCGCCATTGAGCGCGCCAAGGGCCGCAGCAAGCCGATTTCCTTTGAAGTCATCATCGAATCGGCAGCTGGCATCGCCCATGTGGAAGAGATCGCCGCCGCCTCCCCACGGATGCAGGCAATGTCCCTGGGCGCGGCCGATTTTGCCGCCTCCATGGGCATGCAGACCACCGGCATCGGTGGCACCCAGGAAAACTATTACATGCTGCGCGACGGCGAAAAACATTGGTCCGATCCCTGGCACTGGGCCCAGGCCGCCATTGTTGCCGCCTGCCGTACCCACGGTGTGCTGCCGGTCGACGGCCCCTTTGGCGACTTCTCCGATGACGAAGGCTATATCGCCCAGGCCAAACGCTCTGCCACTTTGGGCATGGTAGGCAAATGGGCCATCCACCCCAAACAAATTAGCTTGGCCAACGAGGTCTTCACCCCCTCGGATGAGGCCGTTCTCGAGGCCCGCGAGATCCTCGCCGCAATGGAACAGGCCAAGGCCAACGGCGAAGGCGCCACCGTCTACAAGGGCCGCCTGGTGGATATCGCCTCGATCAAACAGGCCGAGGTCATCGTCGCCCAGTCCGAACTGATCGCTGCAAGCTAG
- the dgcA gene encoding N-acetyl-D-Glu racemase DgcA yields MKITVTADVFKLAQVFTISRGSRTEARVLTVTVEKSGFVGRGECVPYARYNETLESVTAEIEGLPAAFTRAELQELLPAGAARNAVDCALWDLEAKQAGKRVWELAGLPAPGPEITAYTLSLASPEEMQKQAAENVHRPLLKIKLGTADDMPRLEAVRAGAPEAKIIVDANEGWSAEVYAELAPHLVRLGVELVEQPLPAGEDEALIGMERPVPVCADESCHDRASLPKLKGKYDVVNIKLDKTGGLTEALKLRQEALAQGYDVMVGCMVGSSLAMAPATLLAQGVLVTDLDGPLLLAEDRNEPLQFDAAGVHPPKAALWG; encoded by the coding sequence ATGAAGATCACAGTGACTGCGGATGTTTTTAAGCTGGCGCAGGTTTTTACCATCTCGCGGGGATCGCGGACCGAGGCCAGGGTGCTGACGGTAACGGTGGAAAAATCAGGGTTTGTTGGCCGGGGCGAATGTGTGCCCTATGCGCGCTACAATGAAACTCTGGAAAGCGTCACGGCTGAGATTGAAGGTCTGCCTGCGGCGTTCACCCGCGCTGAGCTGCAAGAGCTGTTGCCTGCTGGGGCAGCCCGGAATGCGGTGGATTGCGCACTGTGGGATCTGGAGGCAAAACAAGCCGGTAAACGGGTTTGGGAACTGGCTGGACTGCCTGCGCCGGGTCCCGAGATCACCGCCTATACCCTGTCGCTGGCCAGTCCCGAGGAGATGCAAAAACAGGCGGCTGAGAATGTCCATCGCCCCCTGTTGAAGATCAAGCTTGGCACGGCGGATGATATGCCCCGGCTCGAGGCCGTGCGTGCGGGGGCGCCAGAGGCCAAGATCATTGTCGATGCCAATGAAGGCTGGTCTGCTGAGGTCTACGCTGAGCTGGCGCCGCATCTGGTGCGGCTGGGGGTGGAGCTGGTGGAACAACCGCTGCCCGCAGGTGAGGACGAAGCGCTGATTGGCATGGAACGCCCGGTGCCCGTTTGCGCTGATGAGAGCTGCCATGACCGCGCCAGCCTGCCAAAGCTCAAAGGCAAATATGATGTGGTCAACATCAAGCTGGACAAGACAGGTGGCCTCACCGAGGCGCTGAAACTGCGCCAGGAGGCACTGGCACAGGGCTATGATGTGATGGTCGGCTGCATGGTTGGATCTTCGCTGGCGATGGCCCCTGCGACCTTGTTGGCGCAGGGTGTTTTGGTAACAGACCTTGACGGGCCGCTTCTGCTGGCCGAAGACCGCAATGAACCACTACAATTTGACGCCGCCGGGGTGCATCCGCCGAAGGCCGCGCTCTGGGGTTGA
- a CDS encoding GNAT family N-acetyltransferase yields the protein MPIEIRKANAADAEALAACIDAAYAKYASRISDLPPVSSGISEEIEQSQVWVATESGEVIAGLFLSAHEGVLKLANIAVHPEHGGKGLGRALMERAENEAKRQGMSEMHLSTHVDMPENVRLYQYLGWQEYERNGNRVSMRKNLGSAKKTV from the coding sequence ATGCCAATAGAAATACGAAAGGCAAATGCTGCCGATGCAGAGGCTTTGGCCGCCTGCATTGATGCAGCCTATGCTAAATATGCCAGCCGTATTTCCGACCTGCCCCCCGTCTCCTCTGGGATTTCAGAGGAAATCGAGCAGAGCCAAGTCTGGGTCGCGACCGAAAGCGGTGAAGTGATAGCGGGTTTGTTTCTCTCTGCCCATGAGGGGGTCTTGAAGCTGGCCAACATCGCGGTTCACCCTGAACACGGAGGCAAGGGCTTGGGGCGGGCGCTTATGGAACGCGCGGAAAACGAGGCCAAGCGGCAGGGGATGAGCGAAATGCACCTCAGCACACATGTGGATATGCCTGAGAATGTGCGGTTGTACCAATACCTTGGCTGGCAAGAATACGAACGCAATGGCAATCGCGTATCGATGCGCAAAAATCTGGGAAGCGCCAAGAAAACCGTGTGA
- a CDS encoding acetyl-CoA carboxylase carboxyltransferase subunit alpha — MTQYLEFEKPLAEIEGKAEELRALARANEEMDIADEAAALDAKAAQLLKDLYKELTPWRKCLVARHPERPHCRDYIDALFTEYTPLAGDRNFADDLAVMGGLARFNDQPVMVIGHEKGSNTKARILHNFGMARPEGYRKAVRLMEMAGRFGLPVVTLVDTTGAYPGKGAEERGQSEAIARSTEMSLKIGVPVVSVIIGEGGSGGAVAFATANRVAMLEHAVYSVISPEGCASILWKDAEKMREAAEALRLTAQNLHELAVIDRIIPEPLGGAHRDAKAAMASVATAIQDMLDELKDKDGSELIKDRRQKFLDIGSKGLAA, encoded by the coding sequence ATGACTCAGTACCTGGAATTTGAAAAACCGCTGGCCGAAATCGAAGGCAAAGCAGAAGAGCTCCGAGCCCTGGCACGGGCCAACGAAGAGATGGACATCGCCGACGAGGCCGCAGCGCTGGACGCCAAGGCCGCTCAGCTGCTGAAGGATCTCTACAAGGAGCTCACCCCCTGGCGCAAATGCCTGGTGGCACGCCACCCGGAGCGGCCCCATTGCCGCGACTACATCGACGCGCTGTTCACCGAATACACCCCGCTGGCAGGGGATCGGAATTTTGCCGATGATCTTGCTGTCATGGGTGGGCTGGCGCGGTTCAACGACCAGCCGGTGATGGTGATTGGCCACGAAAAGGGCTCTAACACCAAGGCGCGCATCCTGCATAACTTTGGCATGGCCCGCCCCGAAGGCTATCGCAAGGCCGTGCGCCTGATGGAGATGGCCGGGCGCTTTGGTCTGCCGGTGGTAACACTGGTCGACACCACCGGCGCCTACCCCGGCAAGGGCGCCGAAGAGCGCGGCCAGTCCGAGGCGATTGCCCGCTCCACCGAGATGAGCCTGAAAATTGGCGTGCCGGTTGTGTCGGTGATTATCGGCGAGGGCGGCTCTGGTGGCGCCGTTGCCTTTGCCACCGCCAATCGCGTGGCGATGCTGGAACATGCCGTCTATTCAGTGATTTCCCCCGAAGGCTGCGCTTCGATCCTGTGGAAAGACGCCGAAAAGATGCGCGAGGCCGCCGAGGCCCTGCGCCTTACAGCGCAAAACCTGCATGAACTGGCCGTGATCGACCGGATCATTCCCGAGCCTCTAGGCGGTGCACATCGCGACGCCAAGGCGGCGATGGCATCCGTCGCCACCGCCATTCAGGATATGCTGGATGAGCTGAAAGACAAAGACGGTTCCGAGCTGATCAAGGATCGCCGTCAAAAGTTCCTCGACATCGGCTCCAAAGGCCTGGCAGCCTGA
- a CDS encoding AraC family transcriptional regulator, producing the protein MSAPYEQRILRVLNYIHDTPAGDLSLDQLADVAAMSRFHWHRVFHAVTGETCAQAVRRIRLHRAASALVMTGDAVAQIAQSVGYANLGSFNRAFTEAYGASPAAFRKAGCHLPSRPDFKTGVYPMYPVSLRQEPARRLIGLAHTGDYHLIGKKFEAFGALCETRNLWPHLGVMAAIYYDDPDSVPAADLRSYAGGEFHGAEIPEGLEERHLAGGKVAVLTYKGPYAGISAAYHSLFGNWLPGSGEEPAEVPCYELYLNNPREVAPEELLTEICLPLK; encoded by the coding sequence ATGTCTGCCCCCTATGAACAGCGCATCCTGCGCGTCCTCAACTACATTCACGATACCCCTGCCGGGGATTTGTCGCTGGACCAGTTGGCGGATGTCGCGGCGATGTCGCGCTTTCACTGGCACCGTGTATTTCATGCGGTGACCGGCGAGACCTGCGCCCAAGCGGTGCGTCGCATTCGTTTGCATCGTGCCGCCAGCGCGCTGGTAATGACGGGTGACGCAGTTGCGCAGATCGCGCAATCGGTTGGCTATGCCAATCTGGGATCCTTCAATCGGGCGTTCACCGAGGCCTATGGCGCAAGCCCTGCGGCCTTTCGCAAAGCGGGGTGCCATCTGCCCTCGCGTCCTGATTTTAAAACCGGAGTCTATCCCATGTATCCTGTTTCCCTACGCCAAGAGCCTGCCCGCCGTCTGATCGGCTTGGCTCATACTGGCGACTACCACCTGATTGGCAAAAAATTCGAAGCCTTTGGCGCGCTTTGTGAAACCCGGAATCTCTGGCCGCATCTGGGTGTCATGGCGGCAATCTATTATGATGATCCAGACAGTGTTCCCGCCGCGGATCTGCGCAGCTATGCGGGCGGTGAATTCCACGGAGCGGAGATCCCAGAGGGGCTGGAAGAGCGGCACCTGGCGGGCGGCAAGGTGGCAGTGTTGACCTATAAGGGTCCCTATGCCGGTATTTCGGCGGCTTATCACAGTCTGTTTGGAAATTGGCTGCCCGGGTCAGGCGAAGAGCCGGCAGAGGTGCCTTGTTATGAGCTCTATCTCAACAATCCCCGTGAGGTGGCACCGGAGGAGTTGCTGACTGAAATCTGCCTGCCCTTGAAGTAA
- a CDS encoding LysE family translocator, with protein sequence MTYDLFLALALFAFVSSITPGPNNLMLMASGANFGFRRTIPHMLGVALGFVFMVVLVGAGLVQIFDAFPISYTVLKVASVLYLLYLAWKIANAGPAEASGNTGTPMTFLQAAAFQWVNPKAWTMALIAISAYTPDQTLWAILLVATVFGAINLPSVGSWTILGQQMARFLTNSRRLTQFNWLMAVLLVASLYPVIWPQ encoded by the coding sequence ATGACATATGACCTCTTCCTCGCCCTCGCGCTTTTTGCCTTTGTCTCCTCGATCACACCTGGCCCCAACAATCTGATGTTGATGGCCTCAGGCGCCAATTTTGGCTTCCGCCGCACCATTCCCCATATGTTGGGGGTGGCGCTTGGCTTTGTCTTTATGGTGGTGCTGGTCGGCGCCGGATTGGTACAGATCTTTGATGCCTTCCCAATCAGCTACACGGTGCTAAAAGTTGCCTCGGTGCTGTACCTGCTCTACCTCGCCTGGAAGATCGCCAATGCCGGCCCGGCAGAAGCTTCGGGAAACACCGGCACCCCTATGACCTTTTTGCAGGCCGCCGCGTTTCAATGGGTCAACCCCAAGGCCTGGACCATGGCCCTCATCGCGATCAGCGCCTATACGCCGGACCAAACGCTTTGGGCGATCCTGCTGGTGGCGACAGTGTTTGGCGCCATAAACCTGCCTTCGGTGGGATCCTGGACCATTCTGGGTCAGCAGATGGCGCGCTTTCTCACCAATTCCCGCCGCCTGACCCAGTTCAACTGGCTGATGGCCGTGCTTTTGGTGGCCTCGCTCTATCCAGTGATCTGGCCGCAGTAA
- a CDS encoding MerR family transcriptional regulator — translation MHYDSAVRVKRKKESKVQIGEISDRSGISVRMLRFYEAEGLLRPNRTVSGYRDYSDADLDQASHIRQLADAGLTVEAMHDLLPCIISPEPTFHPCDRLRARLQGEVAKLDRKLADIAQSRAQIASYLAGLPEDRMCDG, via the coding sequence ATGCACTATGACAGCGCTGTCAGGGTCAAGCGAAAAAAGGAAAGCAAGGTGCAGATTGGCGAGATTTCAGACCGCAGCGGCATCAGTGTCAGGATGTTGCGGTTCTACGAGGCCGAAGGGCTCTTGCGCCCGAACCGGACCGTCAGCGGCTATCGGGATTATTCCGATGCCGATCTGGATCAGGCAAGTCATATCCGGCAGCTGGCCGATGCCGGGCTGACTGTCGAAGCGATGCACGACCTCTTGCCCTGCATTATAAGCCCTGAGCCGACCTTTCATCCCTGCGACCGTCTGCGGGCCAGGCTGCAGGGCGAAGTCGCCAAGCTTGATCGCAAGCTCGCGGATATCGCGCAGTCGCGCGCGCAGATCGCTTCCTATCTGGCGGGTCTGCCGGAAGACCGGATGTGCGATGGCTGA
- a CDS encoding M48 family metallopeptidase — protein MSAYHLPGNPPVPLVLRRSARAKRISLRISALDGRVTLTLPARLPAREALDFAAEKEGWIRDHLARRPEVVEIGVGSTIPVEGQQRHIVAGGKRGVRLEPEAIVVGGTRPARSIERYLKELARDRLAAASDHYAAQVGRSYAKLSLRDTRSRWGSCSSAGTLMYSWRLILAPSEVLSYVAAHEVAHLVEMNHSADFWAVVAQLYGDSAAPRQWLRSEGGELHRYRFDAR, from the coding sequence ATGAGCGCATATCACCTGCCTGGAAACCCGCCGGTTCCTCTTGTCCTGCGTCGTTCGGCGCGTGCCAAGCGGATCAGCCTGCGGATTTCTGCCCTGGATGGCCGGGTGACCCTGACCCTGCCTGCCCGGTTGCCTGCGCGCGAAGCTCTGGATTTTGCTGCTGAAAAGGAAGGGTGGATCCGTGACCACCTGGCGCGCCGTCCAGAGGTGGTTGAGATCGGGGTTGGCAGCACTATCCCGGTCGAAGGGCAGCAGCGGCATATTGTGGCGGGGGGGAAACGGGGGGTGCGCCTGGAGCCGGAGGCAATTGTGGTGGGTGGCACGCGTCCCGCCAGGTCGATTGAGCGCTACCTCAAGGAGTTGGCGCGGGACCGGCTGGCGGCGGCGTCGGACCACTATGCGGCGCAGGTGGGGCGTTCCTATGCCAAGCTGAGCCTGCGTGACACGCGCTCGCGCTGGGGGTCTTGTTCTTCGGCGGGGACATTGATGTATTCCTGGCGTCTGATCCTGGCCCCTTCTGAGGTGTTGTCCTATGTGGCGGCGCATGAGGTGGCGCATCTGGTCGAAATGAACCACTCTGCTGATTTCTGGGCCGTGGTGGCGCAGCTTTATGGCGATAGCGCCGCGCCGCGCCAGTGGCTGCGAAGCGAGGGCGGCGAGCTGCACCGCTATCGATTCGACGCGCGCTAG